The genomic stretch TTCATATTGTATTTAAATACTTAAAATAGCGTGGAGTTGAGAAAATGAGTCACGAAGAATTAAATGATCAAGCCCTAATACGTAGGGAGAAATTAAAAACACTTGAAGGAAAAGGTATCGATCCATTCGGTAAAAAATTTGTGCGCACACATTCATCAAATGATTTATTAGCACAATTTGATCAATTTTCTAAAGAAGAATTAGAAGAAAAAGCAATTGTTGTATCTTTTGCAGGTCGAGTAATGACTAAACGTGGAAAAGGTAAAGCAGGATTTGCACATGTTCAAGATTTAAATGGACAAGTTCAAATCTATGTGCGTAAAGATGCTGTAGGCGAAGAGCAGTATGAAATCTTTGATATTACTGACTTAGGTGATATTGTTGGGGTTTCTGGTGTGGTATTTAAAACAAATGTAGGGGAATTATCTATTAAAGTTAAAGAATATACTTTCCTATCGAAAGCGTTATTACCACTTCCTGATAAATTCCATGGTCTACAAGATGTAGAACAACGCTACCGCCAAAGATACTTAGACTTAATGAATATGGATAGCCGTCAGACTTTTATTGCACGTAGCAAGATTATCCAATCTATGAGACGCTATTTAGATGACCAAGGTTATTTAGAAGTAGAAACACCTATGCTACATGCAATTGCAGGTGGAGCTTCTGCAAGACCGTTTATTACACATCATAACGCGCTTGATATGGAATTATATATGCGTATTGCTATTGAGTTACACTTAAAACGATTAATCGTTGGTGGATTAGAAAAGGTTTATGAAATCGGTCGTGTATTCCGTAATGAAGGTATTTCTACTCGTCATAACCCTGAGTTTACGATGATTGAGTTATATGAAGCTTATG from Arthrobacter citreus encodes the following:
- the lysS gene encoding lysine--tRNA ligase, coding for MSHEELNDQALIRREKLKTLEGKGIDPFGKKFVRTHSSNDLLAQFDQFSKEELEEKAIVVSFAGRVMTKRGKGKAGFAHVQDLNGQVQIYVRKDAVGEEQYEIFDITDLGDIVGVSGVVFKTNVGELSIKVKEYTFLSKALLPLPDKFHGLQDVEQRYRQRYLDLMNMDSRQTFIARSKIIQSMRRYLDDQGYLEVETPMLHAIAGGASARPFITHHNALDMELYMRIAIELHLKRLIVGGLEKVYEIGRVFRNEGISTRHNPEFTMIELYEAYADYADIMELTENLIAHIAKEVLGTTTIPYGEYTVNLEPKWTRLHMVDAIKEACGVDFWPEMSVEQARAYAKEQNVEINANMSVGHIINEFFEQKVEETLIQPTFIYGHPVEISPLAKKNAEDPRFTDRFELFIVAREHANAFTELNDPIDQKERFEAQLKERELGNDEAHMMDDDYIEALEHGMPPTGGLGIGIDRLVMLLTNSPSIRDVLLFPLMRHK